A DNA window from candidate division KSB1 bacterium contains the following coding sequences:
- a CDS encoding RAMP superfamily CRISPR-associated protein — protein MAYAWRALVRITARSPIFTLGPGRSLPMVDRTLLLDEEGRPLILASSVRGRCRAQLERLLRANGQPVCTPPLPEWTCPHNREVALQLGQGPQYCLACRIFGSPWRESAVYFSDFRLDAGEDLGLPTFVTERIGVGMSRKLGAAEEKRLYLTEAGPAGVELHFFGTVEGETEKDELAWLLASLSSLTHLGGQKGRGLGRVRVTVESLAIAQEDGSWKTVDVGTWLPEVLRDAMRTRAS, from the coding sequence ATGGCGTACGCCTGGCGGGCACTCGTTCGAATAACAGCCCGAAGCCCAATTTTCACCCTCGGTCCCGGGCGTTCCCTGCCGATGGTGGATCGGACCCTTCTTTTGGACGAAGAGGGGCGCCCGCTGATCCTGGCGTCGTCGGTGCGGGGACGCTGCCGGGCCCAGCTGGAGCGTCTGCTGAGGGCGAACGGACAGCCTGTGTGCACGCCGCCGCTCCCGGAGTGGACCTGTCCCCACAACCGGGAAGTGGCGCTTCAGCTCGGCCAGGGGCCCCAATACTGCCTTGCCTGCAGAATCTTCGGAAGCCCCTGGCGAGAATCGGCGGTGTACTTCAGCGACTTCCGGCTGGATGCGGGAGAGGATCTGGGCCTTCCCACCTTCGTCACCGAACGCATTGGGGTGGGCATGAGCCGGAAACTGGGGGCGGCCGAGGAGAAGCGCCTGTACCTCACCGAAGCGGGTCCCGCCGGAGTCGAGCTGCACTTCTTCGGCACCGTCGAGGGGGAAACCGAGAAGGACGAGTTGGCCTGGCTCCTTGCCTCTCTTAGCTCCCTCACGCATTTGGGCGGGCAGAAGGGCCGCGGTTTGGGTCGCGTGAGGGTAACGGTTGAGTCCCTGGCGATCGCTCAGGAGGACGGGAGCTGGAAGACGGTAGACGTAGGCACCTGGCTACCTGAGGTCTTGCGCGATGCAATGCGTACACGTGCGTCTTGA
- the csx7 gene encoding CRISPR-associated RAMP protein Csx7: MAMWDTFSNQLLIRGELVATTALRIGSGVEALDPAGADLPVIRDSLGRPFIPGSSLRGVLRSHVERIVRSLEPSPGQGQGACDPVTENAWCIRGEHMEEFRKQEQSKGPGGLAELVWKRSCRVCRVFGSPWLASRVRITDLYPVEGNPWHIQVRDGVAIDRDKETVRNKYDFEVVTAGARFQLEIVADNLDEVERGLLWLVVRELRDGRLRVGGFRGRGLGSVRVEKLKLQFVSAEDRDKWLAYLVKGEMQDLQPDVADEWLNALIHEMTGGRECTAVS, from the coding sequence ATGGCCATGTGGGACACGTTCTCGAACCAGCTCTTGATCCGCGGGGAGCTTGTGGCCACGACGGCCCTCCGGATTGGCTCGGGGGTGGAAGCGCTGGATCCTGCAGGGGCTGACCTCCCCGTGATCCGTGATAGTCTGGGGCGTCCGTTCATACCCGGATCTTCTCTGCGAGGCGTACTGCGGAGCCACGTCGAGCGGATCGTTCGCTCCCTGGAACCTTCCCCCGGCCAGGGTCAGGGCGCCTGCGATCCCGTGACGGAAAACGCCTGGTGCATCCGCGGGGAGCACATGGAGGAGTTTCGCAAGCAAGAACAGAGCAAAGGGCCAGGGGGCCTCGCCGAACTGGTGTGGAAAAGGTCGTGCCGGGTCTGCCGGGTGTTCGGAAGCCCCTGGCTGGCCTCTCGGGTGCGCATCACGGACCTCTACCCTGTCGAAGGTAATCCGTGGCACATCCAGGTACGCGATGGTGTGGCTATCGACCGCGACAAGGAGACGGTCAGGAACAAGTACGACTTCGAGGTCGTGACGGCGGGAGCCCGCTTCCAGCTCGAAATCGTGGCCGACAACCTGGACGAGGTCGAGCGTGGCCTGCTATGGCTGGTTGTCCGCGAGCTGCGGGACGGACGTCTACGAGTCGGGGGCTTCCGCGGGCGCGGGCTGGGTTCGGTACGGGTCGAGAAGCTGAAGCTCCAGTTCGTCTCCGCAGAGGACCGGGATAAATGGCTGGCCTACCTGGTGAAGGGCGAGATGCAGGATCTCCAACCAGACGTAGCGGACGAGTGGCTCAACGCCCTCATCCACGAGATGACGGGAGGACGGGAATGCACGGCGGTTTCGTGA
- a CDS encoding RAMP superfamily CRISPR-associated protein yields MHGGFVNEIVLTLRIMPRSPLLIKSGAEGDLQIDPTLPDMNFVRTYRNGRSEVYLPGSSLRGVLRSHAERLIRSVEPEVGNGKGACDPNLEKGSRGPLRPACFRGEKELTEKTGPEAYNQSCRACRIFGNTALAGRVRIEDFHLADRSEPRLEVRHGVAIDRVTGSVAQGPFEMEILVDGEFRGSLTIRNFTLGQFALLCASLLDIGDGLVPIGFGKSKGLGRVQLRFDELMYRTIEKHEGQIRGVGSLAPHLGKDYRLPPPELEVASWPLEAKPLRGFWVSESSSHETIRTILEGLVPLWLREVGR; encoded by the coding sequence ATGCACGGCGGTTTCGTGAATGAAATCGTTCTCACGCTCCGCATCATGCCCCGAAGCCCGCTCCTCATCAAGTCAGGGGCGGAAGGCGATCTCCAGATCGATCCCACCTTGCCGGACATGAACTTCGTCCGTACCTACCGCAACGGCAGGTCCGAGGTCTATCTGCCGGGCTCCTCGCTCCGGGGCGTATTGCGCAGCCACGCCGAACGACTGATCCGCTCCGTGGAACCGGAGGTCGGTAACGGCAAGGGGGCATGCGACCCAAACCTTGAAAAGGGGAGCCGAGGCCCCCTTCGACCGGCCTGTTTCCGAGGCGAAAAGGAACTCACCGAAAAAACAGGCCCCGAAGCCTACAATCAGTCCTGCCGAGCCTGCCGAATCTTCGGCAACACCGCCCTGGCCGGGAGGGTCAGAATAGAGGACTTCCATCTGGCCGACCGATCTGAGCCGAGATTAGAAGTGCGCCACGGGGTTGCCATCGACCGGGTCACCGGCTCGGTAGCCCAGGGCCCGTTCGAAATGGAGATTCTGGTGGACGGGGAATTCCGCGGCTCCCTTACGATCCGCAACTTCACCCTGGGCCAGTTCGCCCTCCTCTGCGCCTCTCTCCTGGATATCGGCGATGGGCTCGTGCCGATCGGATTCGGCAAGTCGAAGGGACTGGGCCGTGTGCAGCTTCGTTTCGACGAATTGATGTACAGGACGATCGAGAAGCACGAGGGACAGATCCGAGGCGTCGGCTCTCTGGCCCCCCACCTCGGCAAGGATTACCGCCTGCCGCCCCCCGAACTGGAGGTGGCCTCGTGGCCGCTGGAGGCAAAACCCCTGCGCGGATTCTGGGTGAGCGAGAGCAGCTCCCACGAGACCATCCGCACCATCCTTGAGGGCCTGGTTCCCCTCTGGCTTCGGGAGGTGGGACGATGA
- a CDS encoding RAMP superfamily CRISPR-associated protein encodes MNRASEKPYDFVPFSTRPPHREGPGPGHAICEPGKLTGVLQYRLRTRSAVQVASGLPELLNQGGRREVLWQDTRIRKAGKTHHIVPGSSLKGAVRGIAEAISNSCVSTFGKKTRGRIPAHVSRCSQVNDLCPACRLFGMTGGKRSSLQGRVAFDDAVLDSQGGKLVIVSTPILWEPARRGLTAIYLQRGQAKGRKFYFHAQRAKGDDRRVAIAAGSVLSGGLRFWNLDPAELGLVLAALGLARRYRFPIKVGGGKPIGMGSVEVEPVELHLFGSVASAGRLGAQVEVVQGEELLRRIDLLTEQAIRSRLVDQGALEKVAEILDGRGLSERQAPDGAY; translated from the coding sequence ATGAATCGTGCAAGCGAAAAGCCGTACGACTTTGTCCCCTTTTCTACTCGACCACCCCATAGGGAGGGTCCGGGGCCTGGGCACGCCATATGCGAACCGGGGAAGCTAACCGGCGTCCTCCAGTACCGGCTCCGTACCCGCTCGGCTGTTCAGGTTGCGAGCGGCTTGCCCGAACTACTCAACCAGGGCGGCAGGCGAGAGGTACTCTGGCAGGACACCCGTATCCGGAAAGCAGGGAAAACCCACCACATCGTGCCGGGCTCTTCTCTGAAGGGTGCCGTGCGTGGCATCGCCGAGGCCATCTCCAACAGCTGCGTTTCGACCTTCGGCAAGAAGACGCGCGGCCGGATCCCCGCCCACGTCTCTCGTTGCTCGCAGGTCAATGATCTGTGTCCCGCCTGTCGGCTTTTCGGGATGACCGGCGGCAAGCGCAGCAGTCTCCAGGGCCGAGTGGCCTTTGACGATGCCGTATTGGATTCGCAAGGGGGCAAGCTTGTGATCGTTTCGACCCCGATCCTGTGGGAGCCCGCCCGCAGGGGCCTTACGGCCATCTATCTCCAGCGCGGCCAGGCCAAGGGGCGCAAGTTCTATTTCCACGCCCAGAGGGCGAAGGGCGATGACCGGCGCGTAGCCATAGCGGCGGGATCAGTCTTATCGGGCGGTCTCAGGTTCTGGAATCTGGATCCCGCAGAACTGGGTCTGGTCCTTGCCGCGCTCGGATTGGCAAGACGCTATCGCTTCCCGATCAAAGTCGGAGGGGGCAAGCCCATTGGCATGGGCTCCGTCGAGGTTGAACCTGTAGAACTGCACCTTTTCGGGAGCGTGGCTTCTGCCGGCCGACTGGGTGCGCAGGTCGAGGTGGTGCAGGGTGAGGAGCTCCTTCGGCGCATCGACCTGCTAACCGAGCAGGCCATAAGGAGCCGTCTGGTCGACCAAGGGGCTCTGGAGAAGGTCGCGGAGATTCTGGACGGGCGCGGTCTTTCGGAGCGGCAGGCGCCAGACGGCGCGTACTAA
- a CDS encoding sugar isomerase, translating to MSARRGGQEEYHRGGLSRRELLKSGVMAAVAAGSPLVRLGQRRGNAGQEGPIDMRRGAQPLTVQPILVYSVPRRVEGRSWRSWGSIQSEEAAEEEATRIRAELEALAQRADFRMAIQPVVRMSSVEQVQRLVASAADVTLVYAAGGWIPELNAACETGRWAIVFVRYKSGPYYLWHEIADSRFLRAHTDRVQHPKVSLEDVVVDDQDELLWRLRALFGLKNVLGSRIVCVGGPGGWETPEAPQRARERFQLQMITVPIPEMEELIRAARKDRTFLARCGKEADAYISGESVTLRVTREAVAECFLLKNLFKQLMDQNGAWAVTTRDCMNSYAGIMPCLTLTLLNDDGFMAYCEGDFVVIPAGMLLHFISGKPTYFCNPTLPAAGKMLFAHCTAPRRMDGYYLEPVELVTHYESDHGAATHVLFRRGQEMTIVKPDFEARHWLVATGSILDTPWLDTCRAQVEVSLHADTQEVLHSLRGFHCMLAYGDYRKEMQYAARKVGIDVQVLA from the coding sequence ATGTCAGCGCGTAGGGGAGGGCAGGAGGAATATCATCGCGGTGGACTGTCGAGGAGGGAATTGCTGAAGAGCGGCGTAATGGCGGCGGTGGCGGCTGGTTCGCCCTTGGTTCGCCTGGGGCAGCGCCGGGGCAACGCGGGGCAGGAGGGGCCCATCGACATGCGGCGTGGGGCACAGCCTCTTACGGTGCAGCCTATCCTCGTCTACAGCGTTCCCCGTCGAGTTGAAGGGAGGAGCTGGCGGAGTTGGGGCAGCATCCAGTCGGAGGAGGCCGCCGAAGAGGAGGCCACCCGAATCCGCGCTGAGCTCGAGGCTTTGGCACAGCGCGCTGACTTTCGCATGGCTATCCAGCCCGTGGTTAGGATGTCCTCGGTAGAACAGGTTCAGCGTCTGGTGGCGAGCGCAGCCGATGTCACCCTCGTGTACGCGGCTGGGGGCTGGATCCCAGAATTGAATGCGGCGTGCGAGACGGGAAGATGGGCCATCGTCTTCGTCCGGTACAAGTCGGGGCCTTACTACTTGTGGCACGAGATCGCGGACTCGCGGTTCCTACGCGCCCATACCGATCGGGTCCAGCATCCCAAGGTGAGCCTGGAAGATGTGGTCGTGGACGATCAGGACGAGCTCCTGTGGCGACTGCGGGCCCTGTTCGGACTCAAGAACGTGCTGGGAAGCCGCATCGTGTGCGTCGGCGGCCCCGGAGGCTGGGAAACGCCTGAGGCCCCGCAGCGCGCCCGGGAGCGCTTTCAACTGCAAATGATCACCGTCCCCATCCCAGAGATGGAGGAGCTGATCCGCGCGGCGCGCAAGGACCGAACCTTCCTCGCCCGCTGCGGGAAAGAAGCGGATGCGTACATCTCAGGCGAAAGCGTCACTCTTCGGGTAACCCGAGAAGCGGTAGCCGAATGCTTCCTGCTGAAGAACCTGTTCAAACAGCTGATGGATCAGAACGGGGCCTGGGCCGTCACCACCCGCGACTGTATGAACAGCTACGCTGGGATCATGCCTTGTCTAACCCTCACCCTCCTCAACGACGACGGCTTCATGGCCTACTGTGAGGGCGATTTCGTGGTCATTCCCGCCGGCATGCTTCTTCACTTCATCTCCGGCAAGCCGACCTACTTCTGCAACCCTACGTTGCCCGCCGCGGGCAAAATGCTCTTCGCCCATTGCACCGCTCCACGGCGCATGGACGGCTATTACCTGGAGCCTGTGGAATTGGTCACCCATTACGAGTCCGACCACGGTGCCGCCACGCACGTCCTCTTTCGCCGCGGCCAGGAGATGACGATCGTGAAGCCGGATTTCGAGGCCCGCCACTGGCTGGTCGCCACCGGAAGCATCCTGGACACGCCGTGGCTCGACACCTGCCGGGCGCAGGTCGAAGTCAGCCTCCACGCCGACACGCAAGAGGTCCTGCACAGCCTGCGCGGTTTCCACTGCATGCTGGCCTACGGAGACTACCGCAAAGAAATGCAGTACGCGGCACGCAAAGTAGGAATCGACGTGCAGGTCCTGGCTTAG
- a CDS encoding MFS transporter, producing MSHFANRKALRFILILGIVSLLADATYEGARGITGPYMAILGASAAVVATVSGLGELIGYGLRLAFGYLSDRTGRYWTLTLLGYAINVLAVPLLALAGRWEVAALLIVAERLGKAIRTPARDAMLSYATKQVGRGWGFGLHEAMDQIGALLGPAIVAAVLFSRSSYPLAFGVLLLPALLALLALGTARFLYPRPQDLEPTALVLQTKGFPRAFWVYLAAVCLVAAGYADFPLIAYHCKRTSLVGDGWIPVLYAMAMGVDAVAAVLFGRWFDRAGLKILAGVSIVSALFAPLVFLGNLPMVIAGVALWGIGMGAQESIVRAAVADMVPSTRRGTAYGLFNTGYGISWFLGSVLLGALYGVSLQSLALVSAVFQIAAVPIFLMVGKLVTRTQRVG from the coding sequence GTGAGTCACTTCGCGAACCGCAAGGCTCTGCGCTTTATCCTCATCCTCGGCATCGTCAGCCTGCTGGCCGATGCGACCTACGAGGGAGCCCGAGGGATCACCGGCCCCTATATGGCCATCCTCGGTGCCAGCGCTGCGGTGGTAGCCACGGTCTCTGGCCTCGGGGAACTGATCGGCTACGGGCTCCGCCTCGCCTTCGGCTACCTGAGCGATCGTACGGGGAGGTACTGGACCCTGACGCTCCTGGGATACGCCATCAACGTCCTGGCTGTCCCTCTCCTCGCCCTGGCCGGACGGTGGGAAGTGGCCGCGCTGCTCATCGTTGCCGAGCGCCTGGGCAAGGCCATCCGCACCCCCGCCCGCGACGCCATGCTCTCCTACGCCACCAAGCAAGTAGGCCGGGGCTGGGGCTTTGGACTGCACGAAGCCATGGATCAGATTGGCGCCCTGTTGGGGCCGGCGATTGTAGCAGCCGTGTTGTTCAGCAGATCGAGTTACCCGTTGGCCTTCGGCGTCCTCCTCCTCCCCGCCCTGCTGGCGTTGCTCGCGCTTGGCACTGCGCGCTTCCTCTACCCACGCCCCCAGGACCTCGAACCCACCGCCCTGGTCCTCCAGACCAAAGGCTTCCCTCGCGCCTTTTGGGTGTATCTGGCTGCCGTCTGCCTGGTGGCAGCCGGCTACGCCGATTTCCCATTGATCGCCTACCACTGCAAACGCACCTCACTGGTAGGGGACGGCTGGATTCCCGTTCTCTACGCGATGGCTATGGGTGTGGACGCCGTGGCTGCCGTCCTCTTCGGCCGGTGGTTCGACCGAGCGGGGTTGAAGATCTTGGCCGGGGTATCCATCGTTTCCGCGCTCTTCGCGCCTCTTGTCTTCCTCGGCAACCTGCCCATGGTCATCGCCGGAGTCGCGTTGTGGGGAATTGGCATGGGCGCTCAGGAATCGATCGTCCGGGCAGCGGTAGCCGACATGGTCCCCAGCACCCGCCGCGGCACAGCGTACGGCCTGTTCAACACCGGCTACGGCATTTCCTGGTTCCTGGGAAGCGTCCTATTAGGGGCGCTGTACGGAGTTTCCCTTCAGAGTTTAGCTCTCGTCTCCGCCGTTTTCCAGATTGCCGCTGTGCCCATCTTCCTAATGGTAGGGAAGCTCGTTACTCGGACCCAACGCGTCGGGTAG
- a CDS encoding sodium-translocating pyrophosphatase, producing the protein MVPDLLIPLLGLLGLGFAIGTYIWVRKQDPGSERMQEIADQIHLGAMVFLRREYSIIFIFAITVAIILGVVLSPGTAIAYLVGAFCSLTAGYLGMEAATRASVRATQAARTGGTPAALDVAFRGGSVMGIAVASLGVLGLGLVYWQTRDPLIINGFAMGASSVALFARVGGGIYTKSADVGADLVGKVEENIPEDDPRNPGVIADNVGDNVGDTAGMGADLFESYVGSVVATMAIGATKPDPAAWVFLPLALIAAGLIASHFGIFSIGVLKRLNPQAALRYATYVSGFFFLVFAYGLVRWLMPDLSLFYVVVAGLLTGVLIGLESEYFTSGPPIRTVAYSSQSGAAPTIITGLAMGFASTVLPMVTIVACMALAYHFGGLYGIAIAAVGMLSTIGIVMSTDSYGPIADNAGGIAEMSGLGHEIRRITDRLDALGNTTAAIGKGFAIGSAALTALGLFSAYQHTAHLTGIDLTNVRTVMGLLLGALVPFIIAALTLSAVGRAAKHMVEEIRRQFREIPGLREGHAKPDTASCIDIVTKAALKEMIVPGLLAVAAPLAIGFGLGPEALGGFLPGALSCGVLLGIMMANGGATWDNAKKWIEEGNLGGKGTPTHAAAVVGDTVGDPFKDTTGPAMNILIKLMAIVSLVFAPLM; encoded by the coding sequence ATGGTACCCGATCTTCTTATCCCACTGCTGGGACTCTTGGGCCTCGGTTTTGCCATCGGCACCTACATCTGGGTCCGCAAACAGGATCCCGGCTCCGAGCGAATGCAGGAGATCGCCGACCAGATCCATCTGGGCGCGATGGTGTTTCTGCGTCGCGAGTACAGCATCATCTTTATCTTCGCGATCACAGTGGCCATAATTCTCGGGGTTGTTCTCTCGCCGGGTACAGCCATTGCATATCTGGTGGGCGCGTTTTGCTCCCTCACCGCGGGCTACCTGGGCATGGAGGCGGCCACTCGCGCGAGCGTGCGCGCGACACAAGCAGCTCGCACGGGCGGCACCCCGGCCGCTCTGGACGTCGCATTCCGCGGCGGCTCGGTAATGGGCATCGCGGTGGCCTCCCTCGGCGTCCTCGGCCTCGGCCTCGTCTACTGGCAGACAAGGGATCCCCTCATCATCAACGGATTCGCCATGGGCGCTTCCTCGGTCGCCCTCTTCGCCCGTGTGGGAGGCGGGATTTACACCAAGAGCGCCGATGTGGGAGCCGACCTTGTGGGTAAGGTCGAGGAGAATATCCCTGAGGACGACCCGCGGAATCCCGGGGTTATCGCCGACAACGTGGGCGACAACGTCGGCGACACAGCCGGGATGGGAGCGGATCTGTTCGAATCTTACGTGGGCTCGGTAGTGGCTACCATGGCGATCGGTGCCACCAAGCCCGATCCCGCCGCCTGGGTGTTCTTGCCCCTGGCCCTCATTGCAGCGGGTCTGATCGCTTCCCACTTCGGTATCTTCTCGATCGGCGTGCTCAAGAGGCTGAATCCCCAGGCCGCTCTGCGGTACGCGACCTACGTCAGCGGCTTCTTCTTCCTCGTCTTCGCCTACGGCCTGGTGCGCTGGTTGATGCCGGACCTAAGCCTGTTCTACGTGGTGGTAGCCGGCCTGCTTACTGGTGTCCTCATTGGCCTGGAAAGCGAGTATTTCACAAGCGGTCCGCCCATTCGCACCGTGGCCTACAGCAGCCAGTCCGGTGCCGCTCCCACCATCATTACGGGATTGGCGATGGGCTTTGCCAGCACCGTTTTGCCGATGGTGACCATCGTCGCCTGCATGGCCTTGGCCTACCACTTCGGTGGCCTCTACGGGATCGCCATCGCCGCCGTGGGGATGCTCTCCACCATCGGGATTGTGATGTCCACCGACTCCTATGGGCCCATCGCCGACAACGCCGGTGGGATCGCCGAGATGTCCGGCTTAGGCCATGAGATTCGGCGCATCACCGACCGTCTGGACGCCCTCGGCAATACCACCGCGGCCATCGGGAAGGGATTCGCCATCGGCTCTGCCGCCCTCACGGCCCTGGGGCTATTCTCCGCCTACCAGCATACGGCTCACCTTACGGGGATTGATCTCACCAACGTACGCACGGTGATGGGCCTGCTCCTCGGCGCCCTCGTCCCCTTCATCATCGCGGCCCTCACGTTGAGCGCCGTTGGCCGTGCTGCCAAGCACATGGTGGAGGAGATTCGGCGCCAGTTCCGGGAAATCCCTGGCCTGCGGGAAGGCCATGCGAAGCCGGATACTGCCTCCTGCATTGACATCGTTACCAAGGCCGCCCTCAAGGAGATGATCGTGCCCGGCCTCCTGGCGGTAGCCGCCCCCCTCGCCATCGGCTTTGGGCTGGGTCCGGAGGCTCTGGGTGGTTTCCTGCCTGGAGCCCTCAGCTGTGGTGTCCTTCTGGGGATCATGATGGCCAATGGAGGCGCCACCTGGGATAACGCCAAGAAATGGATCGAGGAAGGGAATCTCGGCGGCAAGGGAACACCTACCCACGCTGCTGCCGTCGTGGGCGATACAGTGGGCGACCCCTTCAAGGACACAACCGGTCCTGCGATGAATATCCTGATCAAGCTGATGGCCATCGTGTCTCTGGTCTTTGCGCCACTGATGTAA
- a CDS encoding porin family protein, whose amino-acid sequence MKKHTIWVAGIVLLSLAIVSGAWAQQRLLSFLPYAGLGKATGEGSEYWKMGFTIGGGVLYPIAPNIQIGGRVGFVRFSPNEDKLTEDIRDELGIPSGELDIDLSGSFFRSLEFMGLVRVSSVPAQSGGPSFFGQAGFGYCSLAAKTKTKVTYQGLTFTEEAEDSEGQPGISLGAGIRFGKGVAVEIMPAYTVIFTEDESTKYFTVTVGAIF is encoded by the coding sequence ATGAAAAAGCACACGATTTGGGTGGCTGGGATAGTTTTGCTAAGCCTGGCAATCGTCAGCGGCGCGTGGGCCCAGCAGCGACTTCTGTCTTTTCTACCCTACGCCGGCCTGGGAAAGGCGACCGGGGAAGGAAGTGAGTACTGGAAGATGGGCTTTACAATAGGGGGAGGCGTCCTTTATCCCATCGCGCCGAACATCCAAATCGGGGGGCGTGTAGGTTTTGTCCGCTTCTCGCCCAACGAGGACAAACTCACCGAGGACATCAGGGACGAACTTGGCATTCCTTCGGGTGAGCTCGACATCGACCTTTCGGGCAGCTTTTTCCGGAGCCTGGAGTTCATGGGTCTGGTCCGCGTGTCTTCTGTTCCCGCGCAAAGCGGCGGGCCGTCGTTCTTCGGACAGGCGGGCTTCGGGTACTGTTCTCTCGCCGCGAAGACCAAGACGAAGGTCACCTACCAGGGACTTACGTTCACCGAGGAGGCCGAAGACAGCGAAGGGCAGCCAGGGATTTCTCTGGGCGCCGGCATCCGGTTCGGAAAAGGCGTGGCGGTGGAGATCATGCCCGCATACACCGTCATCTTTACGGAGGACGAGTCCACCAAGTACTTCACCGTTACGGTGGGCGCGATCTTCTGA